GTGAAGAGGTTGGGAATCGAGTTGCCGAGGTTGCTGAAGAAGAGATCGACATCGCCGTCGGCGTCGACGTCGCCGATCGCGAGGCCCATCCAGAAGCCGAAGCCCGTGTCGACGGGGATGCGCTCGAAGCGGCCGTCGCCTCGGTTGGCGAGGATCTCGACCTCGCCCGTGTTCTGGGCGACGACGAGCTCGGGCAGGCGGTCGCCGTCGAGGTCGACGAAGGACGCCGTGAAGGTGTTCTGCAACGAGGCGGTCACCGGCGTGGTGATGTCGGTGAAACCCGCGGCGCCGTCGTTGCGCAGGAGCACGTTCGGCTTCGCGTGGTCGGGATCGTTGAAGGTCGCGCTGCGCAGCTGGGGCCCGGCGATGAACACGCTCACGTAGAGGTCCGGGTCGCCGTCGCCTTCGAGGTCGCCGACCGTGACGCCCACGGGCACCGCCTGGGGTGCCAGGTCGAGGGGGATCTTCTCGCCGCGGAAGCGTTCGCCCTCGCGCCGGTAGAGAGTGAGGCCGTCCTGCCGGCAGACGAAGAGGTCCACGTCGCCGTCTTCGTCCCAGTCGAGGGCGAGGGCGCCGTAGGTGGCCGCGTCCGAGGAGAGCCCCAGGGCATCGGGGAGCGGGACGAGCCGGCCGTCTCGCAGGGTGAGCAGGGCGTCGGCCTGGCCCTGGCCGCCGCCCACGAAGAGTTCGTCGCGACCGTCGCCGTCGACGTCGAGGACCGCGGCGCCGGTCAGGTGGTGGCTGGTGTCCGGATTCCAGCGGTGGGCGAAGTCGACCTCGAGGGGCGCGAAGGCCAGGGGGTCGGGTTCGGCCAGCGGCGTCTCGGCTTCCGAGACGACGAGCCAGGCGCAGCCGACCGGGCCCACAAGCAGGCAGGCGGTCAGGACGATGAGGGTGGGGATGGAACGGGGCATGGAAGACACTCCGGGTCGGATGACGGACACGCGCGCGGGTCACGCGCAGGAGCGGGGCCCGGGCCGGCCTGCGGCGCCCCCAGACACTGGCCTCCCGGGAAGCCCCGTTTCGGCCCTACCTGTTTCCCGCGCTTGCCGGGCCCGCCGGCCCAGCGGCAGGGCACCCGGATCGGGCGTACCCTTCCACAGAGAGGGAGTGCGTTCCACTTGAAGTTCCTGAGCGCCGAGCTGATGGCCCTGCTCTCCGAGCGGGAGACCCGTCAGAACCTGAAGGGCCTGTCCAAGTACCTGGCATTCCTGACGGCCACCGTGGTGGCCTACTCGGTGCTCTTCCACGTGCTGATGACCGCCGAGGGTCAGGACCACAGCTGGATCACCGGCGTCTACTGGACCCTCACGGTGATGAGCACGCTGGGTTTCGGCGACATCACCTTCCAGTCCGACCTGGGCCGCTTCTTCAGCCTGGTGGTGCTGCTCACCGGCATCATCCTGCTCCTGATCGTGCTGCCCTTCGTGTTCATCCGGTCGTTCTACGCGCCCTGGCTCGAGGCCCAGCTGCGGCTGCGGGCCCCCCGCGAGGTGCCCGAACGCCTGCGCGATCACGTGATCCTGTGCCGATGGGACGAGATCGCGGTGGGCCTGGTGGCGCGGCTGCGCGAGCGCAGCATTCCCTACACGGTGATCGAGCCCGACACGACCCGGGCGGCCGAACTGCACGGCGACGGGATCCACGTGGTGGCGGGCGCCCTCGACAACGAGGACACCTACGACGCGGTGAAGACGGGCGAGGCGCGCCTGCTGGTCGCCAACCTCTCGGACCCCGAGAACGCGAACATCCTGCTCACCGCCCGCGAGCACTACCCGAACGCGCTGATCGCGGCCTTCGCCGAAGAGGCCGACTCGGTGGACATCCTGCAGCTCTCGGGCGCCTCGGCCGTGGTGCCCCTGAAGCAGCGCCTGGGCGAGTACCTGGCCAGCCGGGTGACCGTGGGCCCGGCCCACGCCCACCTGGTGGGGCGCTACCGCGACCTGCAGATCGCCGAGCTGCCCATCGAGAACACGGGCCTGGCCGGGCGCACGATCCGCGACACCCGCCTGCGCGAGCTGACGGGCCTGAACGTGGCGGCCTGCTGGGAGCGCGGCCATCTCGTGCCGGCGACGCCCGACACGGTGCTCACCGAGCACAGCGTGGCCGTGGTGGTGGGGAGCGAGGACGAGCTGGCCGAGCTCGACGCGCTGTTCGTGATCTACCACCCGAACGACAACCCGGTGGTGGTGATCGGCGGCGGCAAGGTGGGGCAGGCGACGGCCCGCGCCCTGCGCCGGCGCGGGGTGGCGGTGAGCATGATCGAGCGCGACCCGGACATGCGCTCGACGCTCTCGGTGGTGGCCGACGAGGTGACGATCGGCGACGCCTCGGACCGCAACACGATCATGAAGGCGGGCCTCGCCGAGGCGCCGTCGGTGGTGCTCACCACCCACGACGATCCCACGAACATGTTCCTGGCCGTGTACTGCCGGCGCCTCAACCCGAGCGTCCGGATCATCAGCCGGGTCAACCACGAACGGAACCTGGAGTCGATCCACCGCGCCGGGGCCGACTCGGTGCTGAGCTACACGACGCTGGGGGTGAAGTCGCTCCTGGCCCTCACCCTCGACACCGATGCCACCTTCGTCGGCGAGGGCGTCGACCTGATCGTCGAGCCCGTGCCCGCGTGCCTGGTGGGGAAGCGCCTCTCCGAAGCCGAGATCGGCGAGAAGACCGAGCTCAACGTCGTGGCGCTGCAGCGCGCCGAGCGCGCCGAGAGCGTGAAGGCCGACACGATCCTCGAGGAGGGAGCCGAGCTGGTGATGCTGGGCAGCCCCGAGCGGCGCGGCGCCTTCCGGACGGTGTTCGGGAAGGAAGGCACCGGCTGAGACCCGGGGAAGGCGCACCGGGCTGAGTCTAGGCGCCCGGCTAGCCTCGGGGCGTGTTCGGGACGTTCTGGTCGCAGCCGCGCTCGCGCGAAGCGCTCCGCGGGTGGGTGCTGGGCGCGACGGCCCTCGTCGCGGCCTGCTCGAGCGGCCCGGATCTCGCCGGGGTGGCACCGCCCGACGCGGTCCCCGAGCGCGTGCGCTTCGAGGTCGCCGACGACCTCGACCTCTACGCGCTCCAGACGGGTTGGGTGGGAATCAAGGAGCCCCACTGGCGCTACCAGGCGCCGGGCTTCCTGGTGGTGCCCCGCATCTTCCTGTCCGGTGACTGGCACCCCTGGCTTCCGAACCTGGCCTACGCGGTGAAGACCCCGAAGGGTGTGGTGCTCTTCGACACCGGGGCCGACCCGAAGATCAACGACGACGACTACTTCGCCTGCGACCCGAACAGCGAGGTCTTCTACCGGCGCAACCTGCGCTTCGTAGTGCCCGAGGACGGAGACCTCGGTGCACGGCTGCAAGCGATCGCGGTGCCGCCGGACGACGTGACCGACGTGGTGATCTCCCACTTCCACGCCGACCACACCGGCCGACTCGCGCTCTTCCCCGCCGCCCGGCTGTGGACGGGCGCAGGCAACTGGGTGCCGGGCGCAGCGGGCCCGGAGCACGTCGGCGCCGTGCCCTGCACCCTGCCGCCCGGGCTCGAAGCCCGGGCTCCCGTCTTCGAAGACGGGCCCTTCGGCGCGTTCGAGGCGAGCCACGTGTTGCTCGGCGACCCGCGCGTGCGCATCGTCCCCCTGGGCGGGCACACCCCGGGGCACGTCGGACTGCTCGTGTCCGACGGCGATCGCTACTGGCTGGTGGCGGGCGATGCCACCTTCGACCGCGCCGAAACCGACGCCGGCCACGTCGCCGGTGTCTCGGAAGACGTCGAAGCCGCGCGCGCCAGCCAGGCGCGCATCCGCGACCAACTCGCGCGCTTCGACACGACGCTGCTTCCCGCCCACGACCTGGCGGTGCTGTTGCCCGCGGGTACGCCGGACCACTAGCCCACACCGCCGCGGTTCGTTCGTCTTCGGGAACCGAACGCGCAACCACGGCGTCTCTCGCTTCGGTCCGAACGCTTGCGTTCGGTCCG
This Myxococcota bacterium DNA region includes the following protein-coding sequences:
- a CDS encoding MBL fold metallo-hydrolase; the encoded protein is MFGTFWSQPRSREALRGWVLGATALVAACSSGPDLAGVAPPDAVPERVRFEVADDLDLYALQTGWVGIKEPHWRYQAPGFLVVPRIFLSGDWHPWLPNLAYAVKTPKGVVLFDTGADPKINDDDYFACDPNSEVFYRRNLRFVVPEDGDLGARLQAIAVPPDDVTDVVISHFHADHTGRLALFPAARLWTGAGNWVPGAAGPEHVGAVPCTLPPGLEARAPVFEDGPFGAFEASHVLLGDPRVRIVPLGGHTPGHVGLLVSDGDRYWLVAGDATFDRAETDAGHVAGVSEDVEAARASQARIRDQLARFDTTLLPAHDLAVLLPAGTPDH
- a CDS encoding VCBS repeat-containing protein — translated: MPRSIPTLIVLTACLLVGPVGCAWLVVSEAETPLAEPDPLAFAPLEVDFAHRWNPDTSHHLTGAAVLDVDGDGRDELFVGGGQGQADALLTLRDGRLVPLPDALGLSSDAATYGALALDWDEDGDVDLFVCRQDGLTLYRREGERFRGEKIPLDLAPQAVPVGVTVGDLEGDGDPDLYVSVFIAGPQLRSATFNDPDHAKPNVLLRNDGAAGFTDITTPVTASLQNTFTASFVDLDGDRLPELVVAQNTGEVEILANRGDGRFERIPVDTGFGFWMGLAIGDVDADGDVDLFFSNLGNSIPNLFTRGDLQDGQRHAPEWLLLRNDGGLRFTDITAASGLTGYGFAWGALFEDLDLDGRLDLLVAENYVRWPLHGLRKLPGKGLVQRGEGTRFFASEAIDNRAFGQTPLFADFDGDARLDLFWLNNDAPSRAFRNRSDRPFLYLDLPDTASAVGAQVRLLGTQGAVHQVANGQGLASDSSAAKVYGFAPGARPTAVEVTWANGTTWRLDRPLLGVKIAVPPPWREGSVP
- a CDS encoding NAD-binding protein, translating into MKFLSAELMALLSERETRQNLKGLSKYLAFLTATVVAYSVLFHVLMTAEGQDHSWITGVYWTLTVMSTLGFGDITFQSDLGRFFSLVVLLTGIILLLIVLPFVFIRSFYAPWLEAQLRLRAPREVPERLRDHVILCRWDEIAVGLVARLRERSIPYTVIEPDTTRAAELHGDGIHVVAGALDNEDTYDAVKTGEARLLVANLSDPENANILLTAREHYPNALIAAFAEEADSVDILQLSGASAVVPLKQRLGEYLASRVTVGPAHAHLVGRYRDLQIAELPIENTGLAGRTIRDTRLRELTGLNVAACWERGHLVPATPDTVLTEHSVAVVVGSEDELAELDALFVIYHPNDNPVVVIGGGKVGQATARALRRRGVAVSMIERDPDMRSTLSVVADEVTIGDASDRNTIMKAGLAEAPSVVLTTHDDPTNMFLAVYCRRLNPSVRIISRVNHERNLESIHRAGADSVLSYTTLGVKSLLALTLDTDATFVGEGVDLIVEPVPACLVGKRLSEAEIGEKTELNVVALQRAERAESVKADTILEEGAELVMLGSPERRGAFRTVFGKEGTG